From a region of the Rhipicephalus microplus isolate Deutch F79 chromosome X, USDA_Rmic, whole genome shotgun sequence genome:
- the LOC119177246 gene encoding cellular tumor antigen p53-like, with protein MTHVEAWGAEYGALDEYIFELPGPGDVWQEQQNAILWSTNSREESPHGDIAMQLFNNNLLPGTTAPNTSSVNQCVNEWPGDFGFSAVIASTPKAGKNVNWTYSEKLRKLYAVVNAACPIKFVTDRAPPEGSFVCAVAVFRESESRRENVLRCPAHRTPEDALDAGARVDQWFHCDHPQAQNCCDDANGGRYCVRLPLGTEPFSLTFGCRNSCPGGLRRRATEMVFLLQSPEGLDLARSVVQVKVCACPGRDRRHDEQQGEERERAEQAARAALPSTSMHRDTDGSSSDSGGEGRGGALLLRVKGREMYKFLYKLHKSLEISHATNTSESDD; from the exons ATGACTCACGTCGAGGCGTGGGGAGCCGAATACGGTGCACTAGATGAATATATTTTTGAGCTTCCAGGCCCAGGTGACGTTTGGCAGGAACAACAGAACGCTATCTTGTGGTCCACGAATTCGCGCGAAGAGTCGCCCCATGGAGATATCGCAATGCAACTGTTCAATAACAACCTCCTGCCGGGGACCACGGCTCCAAATACATCGAGCGTTAACCAGTGTGTGAATGAGTGGCCCGGTGACTTCGGATTCAGCGCCGTAATCGCGAGTACACCGAAAGCCGGAAAAAACGTAAACTGGACGTATTCCGAGAAGCTTCGCAAGCTTTACGCTGTCGTTAACGCAGCATGCCCCATTAAGTTTGTCACCGACCGAGCGCCGCCTGAAGGTTCGTTCGTCTGTGCTGTCGCTGTTTTTCGAGAATCCGAGTCCAGGCGAGAAAATGTATTGCGGTGCCCAGCGCACCGCACGCCTGAAGACGCGCTCGACGCCGGCGCGCGCGTGGACCAGTGGTTCCACTGTGACCACCCGCAAGCTCAAAACTGCTGCGACGATGCCAACGGTGGGCGTTACTGCGTACGCCTGCCGTTAGGGACGGAACCTTTCAGCCTGACCTTTGGCTGCCGAAACAGCTGTCCCGGAGGACTTCGACGAAGGGCTACCGAAATGGTATTCCTGCTGCAATCACCCGAGGGCCTGGACTTGGCACGCAGCGTTGTTCAG GTGAAGGTTTGCGCCTGTCCAGGGCGCGACCGAAGACACGATGAGCAGCAGGGCGAAGAACGAGAGCGCGCAGAGCAGGCAGCCCGCGCCGCTTTGCCGTCAACGAGCATGCATCGAGACACCGACGGGTCAAGCTCGGACAGCGGAGGAGAAGGCCGCGGCGGTGCCCTCTTACTACGCGTCAAAGGTCGAGAAATGTACAAATTTTTGTATAAGCTTCACAAGTCTCTCGAGATCTCGCATGCAACGAATACATCAGAATCAGATGATTAA
- the AIMP1 gene encoding aaRS-interacting multifunctional protein 1, producing the protein MVVDNALARVMCRAKQADELLAALTAQLQSLRAARTERYVQAECARLRSENEQLRRDVETWKKRLEAAEAGCGIAPVGVSAQRAKPEQPAAQAKSAKPQAAPQKLGDAGAGDQPKKRAGPAVDSKAPPAKKADAKKKVEDNDDSKPVDVSRLDLRVGRIVSAVKHPDADSLYVEQVDVGEEKPRTVVSGLVKFVPLDKMQNRMAVLLCNLKPAKMRGVTSEAMVMCASTPEKVEILAPPPGAQPGDRVVCDGYPGQPDAQLNPKKKIFEQVAPDLKTDSEKRATYRDQPWIVTGHQGHVTAETLCNVQIK; encoded by the exons ATGGTGGTTGATAACGCTCTAGCGCGGGTAATGTGTAGGGCCAAGCAAGCGGACGAGTTGCTTGCGGCGCTTACTGCTCAGCTGCAATCTTTGCGTGCTGCCAGAACAGAGCGATATGTTCAAGCCGAATGCGCCCGCTTACGAAGCGAAAACGAACAGCTCAGGCGAGACGTCGAAACTTGGAAAAAACGCCTCGAGGCTGCCGAAGCTGGCTGCGGGATCGCGCCAGTGGGAGTTTCCGCACAACGAGCGAAACCTGAGCAGCCGGCAGCTCAAGCAAAGAGCGCTAAGCCACAAGCCGCTCCGCAGAAACTTGGTGACGCTGGTGCCGGCGATCAGCCCAAGAAACGCGCTGGACCCGCTGTGGACTCAAAAGCACCCCCGGCGAAGAAGGCGGATGCCAAGAAAAAGGTCGAAGACAACGATGACTCGAAGCCCGTAGATGTGAGCCGGCTTGACTTGCGCGTGGGACGGATTGTGAGCGCTGTCAAGCACCCCGATGCAGACTCTCTCTACGTTGAACAGGTAGACGTAGGAGAGGAAAAGCCTCGCACGGTCGTCTCGGGATTGGTGAAGTTTGTGCCGCTCGACAAGATGCAGAACCGCATGGCTGTGCTTCTCTGCAATCTGAAGCCTGCCAAGATGCGCGGTGTCACGTCGGAAGCCATGGTCATGTGCGCGAGCACTCCGGAGAAAGTTGAAATTTTGGCTCCTCCACCAGGTGCTCAGCCAGGGGATCGCGTTGTCTGCGACGGTTATCCAGGCCAGCCAGATGCGCAGCTTAACCCCAAGAAGAAAATCTTTGAGCAG GTGGCTCCCGACCTCAAGACTGACAGTGAAAAAAGGGCTACGTACAGAGACCAGCCATGGATTGTTACGGGCCATCAGGGTCATGTGACTGCAGAGACGCTATGCAATGTCCAGATTAAGTAA